The following nucleotide sequence is from uncultured Draconibacterium sp..
TCACTATAAAGCCGAAACGCTGGGAAATGTGTTGCCTTTAATTAAATCTGAATGGCAAAAGATTATTCCCGACGAGCCAATGAATTACAAAACCATGGACGAATTTTTAAAAGAGGTTTATACCGAGGAGAAAAACCTGAGTGTGATTGTTTCGGTGTCGGCATTTTTTGCCCTACTGATTGCTTCGTTTGGGCTGTTTGGCCTTACACTTTTTATCATGAAATCGCAAACCAAAGAAATTGGAATCAGAAAGGTTTGTGGTAGTTCAGGGCAAGGTATTGTGCTGTCTTTCTTAAGTCAAAATTTTATAATGGTAATTGTTGCAACGCTGCTTTCAATTGCACCTACAATTTTTGTAATGAACAAGTGGCTAAGCAATTTTGCTTTCAAAACCGGCATTTCCTGGTGGGTGTTTGTAATTACATTTGTATTTGCTTCAATAGTGGCTTTATCAACCGTTTTGTTTCATTCTTACCGGGCTTCTCGAATTAATCCGGTGGAGGCTTTACGATATGAATAAATTAATAGTAACTATTCCGAAAGAATGTCGTCATATAGTTAATAATCAGAATAAACAATTAAATCAAATCTGTATGAAAACTCAAAAAAGCCTCAAGATTTTTACAATCATTGCGGTACTAACGGCAGTGATATCGTTGAATGGATGGGCAAAAGACGGCCAGCCGACCATTACAAAAACTTTTGATTTGAGCCAGCCGGGACAACTCAATGCTTCATCGTCGGGAGGTGGAGTAAAGGTGCAAACACACAACCAGCCCAAAGTTATTATCCAGGCTTTTGTACGAAAAAACGGTAGATTGTTATCTCCGTCCGACAATTCGTTGGATGACGTGCTGGATGACTTTGATATTGATTTCTCAAAAAGCGGATCGACAATTACTGCAGTGGTTAAACGTAAAGGGCGAATGAATTTCTGGCGGAATAATGTTGGTATTTCACTCACTATTATTGTTCCCGAAGAAATGTCGTGCGATGTATCGTCGAGTGGTGGCGGTCTGAAGATTTCAGGGGTGAAAGGAACTCACGATTTTTCGAGCAGCGGTGGTGGCGTAAGATTGGAGAATACAAGCGGATCTACAAAAGCGAGTTCATCGGGCGGCGGAGTTAAAGCCACTAATCACGATGGAGATATTCGTTTAAGTTCAAGTGGAGGCGGTGTTTCAGTTGAAGGAGCACATGGAAGTGTTTATGCACGAAGTTCCGGAGGCGGGGTAACGTTAGAGGATATTCACGGTTCGGCAGATGCTTCAAGCAGTGGAGGCGGTGTTAGTGTAAGTGGCGAGGCCAGTTCAGTAACAGCCAAATCAAGTGGCGGATCGGTTCGTGTTAATGTTCGAAATCTAAGCGAAGAGTTGTACCTGCAATCCAGTGGTGGAGGCGTTTCTGCGGTTATTCATGGTGGAGAAAATATGGGTCTCGACCTGGATTTACGTTCGGGAAGAGTGAATATCGACCTTCATAATTTTAACGGGACATCAGAAAAAGATCGTGTTAAAGGATCGATGAACGGAGGCGGAATCCCGGTTTATGCACATGCGTCCGGCGGCAATGTTAACATCAGTTACGAGGATTAGGATCGTTTAAAACCACATCAAAATATTCGTAGTACCAATGAGGATTCTACTTTAGGTGAAGTCCTCATTGTTTTTTGCAATCTCAAAAGTCTGATCTGAGAGAATTTATTTGAAACACTTAAGACTGTAATCGAAAACAGCGCAAATCTACAAAACCTGTGTAATCGGCGTTCCGATCTTTGTGACAAGTAATTATACAGTATTTGTCAAAAAAATTTACACAATAAAAAATGTATATTTGGTAAGTGTCTATGCACCAGCGCCTAATATTTAAGGCACAGGAGTTGGATATTAACATCTAAAAATTTGATTGCTTAATACCGGCACTTAATTACCAATAAATGTACAACCTAAAAATTACCATACGACGGCTGTTTAAAGACAAGGCTTTTTCGCTGATCAACATCTTCGGATTGGTGATTGGTATATCGTCTTTCCTGGTTTTGTTCATTCATGTTTCAAACGAAAAGAGTTTTGACAAGCATTTTTCTGGTCATCAAAATATTTACCGTGTAACCTCGGTTCCCGGAGGACTAGAGAATGCGGCGTGGGCGCGTAGTTTGGGGATTGTTTACGCAGCTTCTGAACAAATTCCTGAAGTTGAACTGTCTACACAATTTTCGCATTGCGGGGAGGGGGCTATAAAAATGCATGAAACCTCCATTATGCAAAAGGATATTATGTCGGTTGATGAGGCCTTTATGACAATGTTTGAAGTAGAACCTGTGGTGGGTGATTTATCAGAAATTTCGAAACCCAACACTGTTTTTATAACAGAAGATTTTGCGCGGAAATACTACGGCAGTTTAAATCCTGTTGGGCAAAACATAACAATTGAAGCGCTGCAGTATACAAGAGTTTTGGGTGATTACGAAATTCGGGGAGTGGTAAAAAATACGCATCCGAAAACACATTTCAGGTACGAATTGCTGGTCGCTCAAAATGGAGGCTTGCAGGAACGTTATGCTTCGCTGCCCGACCGAAAAATACAGTGGACGTATAATTATTTCAAACTTCAGAAAGATGCAGATCCAAAACTGGTAGCTGATAAAGTAACCGCATATTACGATAACAGCAGTCTGAAAACAACGCGGGGGCCGCAAGATTACGATTTCTCATTGTTCCCGATGGATGATATTCACTTAAAATCGGATTACCGTTTTGAGCTGCGCGAAAGTTCAAGCAAAATAAATATTGGTTTATTCATCCTCATTTCGGTTGTTGTTCTGTCCATTTCATTGTTAAATTTTACCAATCTCTCGATTGCCAAATTGATAAAACGTTCAAAAGAATTGGGCCTGAAAAAATCGATAGGAGCGACTAAAGGTCAGTTGGTTCGACAGGTGTTAACGGAGGTGTTTTTGGTTTGCTCGTTGGCAATTGGCATTTCATTACTGGCAATTGAAAGTTTGAAACCAGTGATTAACCGTTTGTTCGAGATTGAATTCGACATCTATTTTTCAGAGCCGGTTGTATATCTCACCATCATTGGAGTTTTGCTTACCTGCCTTTTGCTCACGGCCATTTTTGTAGCGGTCTTTTTGCTGGCGCGTAGTTCGGCCATCGATATTTTGGCGGGGCGCAACAATTTTTCGGGCAGTTATGTGCTGAAATCCTTACTGGTTGTGCAGGTAACAATTGTAATAATCCTTATTTCCGGAACTGTGCTGGTGAATAAACAGATCAATTTTGTATTGAATCAACCACTCGGGTTCGATAAGGAAAATGTAGTGGTTTTAACGCTTAAAGATTTCTCGAAAGATGCCGGCGTTTTTGCACGCGAACTGGAAAAACAAACCTCAATTGAATCGGTAGGTTTTACTCAACAACACTTTGGTTATCCGGCACAGGGTTTTGGACTCGAAGGATTAGGACTTGAAGGAACTGCCGAATTTGTTTTTGCCAACTACGATTACCTCAAAACCATGAATATTAAATTGATACATAACTGGATTAAACCGGATGCCGACACGGTTCGGGGAATGGTAATTAACAATCATTTGTATCAGCGGCTGATGGAGAGACACGGAAGCATGGAAAATCTTTTGACCTATTCAAATGCGCAACCATTAAGACCGGGAGAAACACGTATTAATTTTGTGGGCGTTGCCGAAGATTTTAATTACAGTTCGGCACACGAAAGTATTGGCGATTTTGCTTTTTGGCTCGATGAAGGAGGAAACAGGGCACGTTTTACCCATGTGCGAATCAACAATCTGCATGCCGGTATGGAAGCCATTAAGAGCACCTGGAATGAATATTACCCCAACCAGGAACTCGACTACTTTTTTATCGATGAAAAAATTGCTCAACAATATAAAGCAGAAACCATTTTAAGTCGTATTCTATTTGCTTTTTCGGCAATCGGAATACTAATTAGTATCATCGGAATAAGTGCGCTGGCCTTGTTTATCTCGCAACAACGCACCAAAGAAATCGGTATCCGAAAAGTGAACGGTGCAACTGTTACGGAAATACTGGGGTTGCTGAATCAGAGTTTTGTAAAATGGGTGCTGATTGCCTTTGTTGTCGCAACTCCACTTGCTTTTTATGCCATGAGTAAGTGGCTCGAAAACTTTGCCTACAAAACCAACATGAGTTGGTGGATTTTTGCATTGGCCGGAGTGTTAGCACTCGGAATAGCATTGTTAACTGTTACCTGGCACAGCTGGCGTGCTGCCACACGAAATCCGGTTGAGTCCTTACGTTACGAATAAGCAGAAAACAAAAAACAGAAGACCATGATTAAACATTTTATATTAATAGCCTGGCGAAATATCAGAAGACGGAAAACGCTTTCTGCTATCCAGATTTTGTGCCTTTCGGTGGGGCTGGCAGCCTTTATTTTGGTTGCCCGCTATGTTCAGTATGAAAAGGACTACGATAAATTCAACGTAAATTTCGACAGGATCTATCGCGTTCAATCCTATAAAACAACGGACAGGATGGATGAAAGCGCGCAAACTGTAGTTCCGTTGGCAAAATATATTCGCGCGAATGTTCCGGAAGTTGAGAATGCAATCGCCACAAACGAAATTTGGAACGAGTATTTGTCGCCCGAGGAGGATCGTGTTTTTAAGGAACAAACCGGACTTATTGTACCTTCTTCAATCTTTGATTTTTTCTCGTTTAAGTTGATTCGGGGAGATAAAGAAAATGTACTCGATGATCCCAATTCAATCGTATTGAGTGAATCGATGGCCGAAAGATATTTTCCCGGTCAGGATGCCATGGGCAAAATAATTCTGGATGAAGAAAAACAGGAGCTTCGTGTTACCGGAATTATGCAGGATATTCCTGAACAGTCGTCTATTGCAGCCACATATTTTAGATCGAATGCCGACCTAATAAAAAGATACAATGATAACTGGTACAATAGTTCGTTCGAAATTTTTGTGTTAGTAAACCCCGGTGTTCCTGCCGGCACTGTAAATGAAAAAATAGCAGATGTGGTACAGAATTACGATCAGGAATCAAAACAAGTGCTGTTCCTGCAACCCTTAAGTAATCTGCATCTGAAAGAATATGTGCGCGACGATAGGGGCTCGGTTATTTACTTTTTCTCTTTCATTGGTATTTTAACGCTTTTACTGGCCTGTGTGAGTTTTATGAATCTTACTACCTCGTTTTCTACCATGCGAGCAGTTGAAATTGGTATTCGCAAAGTGTCGGGGAGCAACCGAAACATTTTGCGGGTGCAGTTTCTTACCGAGGCTATTTTAATTGCGCTTATTTCACTGGCATTTGCAGTGTTTCTGGCCTACCTTTTACTACCGCTGTTTAATACCGTGGTAAACCGAAATATCGACCTTCAGTTGCTTCAAAATCCATTGTTTGTGCTGTTTTTATTGGCAACGGTAGTTATAACAGGATTTATTGGCGGCAGCTACCCGGCCTTGTTCATTTCGCGAATGAAGCCTGTAAATGTATTAAAAGGAAGAGGTTCTTTCAACAAGGGAAAAGTGCGTGGATTAACCGCCATGGTTTATCTTCAGTTTATACTTTCTGTTGTGCTGTTAACCTCAAGTATCTGGATGTACAAACAGGTTACATTTCTCAAGAACAAAGACCTTGGCTACACAAAAGATAATCTGTTGTATTGTAAGTTGCCCAGCATTAAAACAACAGTTTCTTACCAGCAGGTTCGGGAGCGTATTCTTGAAAATCCCGGAATCGAGAACATGACGATATCGATTAATTCGCCGTTGCATTCAAGCTGGGGAACGCGTGTTCATTACGAAGGAGGCCCGACTGATGACCACGCTTATGCACGCTGGAACCAGGCTGACGAAAACTACCTGAATACCATGAGTATGACTTTGGTGGATGGGCGCAACTTTTCAACCGACTATTCTGCCGAAACCAAAACATGTTTGATTAACGAGACTGCAGCAAAACAATTTGGTTGGGACGAACCAGTGGGGAAGTGGCTTGAAATGAATGATGAGCGACTCATGGTAATCGGTGTTATTAAAGATTTTAACAACGACGATGTGCATAATCCGATTATTCCGTATGTATTGTTGTATCGCGATGAAGGTTTTGCAAGTAATAACGACCTCACTTTTAAGGTGAATCCAAACACAATGGCAAGTAGTCTTGAGCATATCAACTCGGTTTTGCAACAGGCTTTTCCGAACATACTTTTTGAAGTAAACGGATACGATGTGGGAACCTACCGCCTGGCATTGGAAATATGGACCAGCGCAAAAAATACATTTGCATTTTTTACCATAATGGCAGTGTTGATAGCTGCGATGGGATTGTTCGGGCTGGTCGTTTTTGCCTCTCAGCGCCGTGTCAAAGAAATTGGAATTCGTAAAGTTCAGGGGGCGCAAGCTGCGCAAATATTGCCGTTAATTACCCGGCAGTTTATTATTTTGGTTGTGGCGGCAAATATTATAGTTTACCCACTGGCAAATTTTCTGGAAAACGTAACTCCCGGGCACTATAAGTACCAGTTTACAGTTTTTGATTTGATGCTGGTGTTGGGAATTTCGGTTATTGTAACTTTACTATCGAGCGGATACCAGGCATTAAAAGCGTCGCTGTTAAATCCGGTTGAGGCGTTGCGATACGAGTGAAAAACTGATTCAGAATATACAGAGTATTAGGATTAACAAGAAATATTAAATATGAATAAAAAACAGAGCCGACATAATGCGGCTCTCTGCCCAAAGCTATTTTTATGATACAACTAAAAAACATCGACAAATACTACGACGCAAAGTTCCAGCGAACTTTTGTATTAAAGGGAGTAAATCTTGATATCGAGCAAGGTGAATTTGTTTCTATTATGGGGCCCAGTGGAGCCGGTAAATCAACTTTGCTTAACATTATTGGTTTTCTTGACGAACCTAATGAAGGAGAATATTTGTTCCTCAATCAACCGGCCAACCAATTGAAAGAAAAACAAAAGGTGCAGTACCACCGCAGTCATATCGGCTTTATTTTTCAGGCCTTTCATCTAATTGAGGAAATGAATGTATACGAAAACATTGAAACGCCGTTGGTGTACCGCGGGGTGAAAGGAAAAGAGCGGAAAGCCATGGTTGCTGATATGCTCGACAGATTTAATATTGTGGCCAAAAAGGATCTTTTTCCAAGCCAATTGTCGGGCGGTCAGCAACAATTGGTAGCTATTGCACGAGCCATTGTAGGTAGCCCAAAACTTTTGCTGGCCGACGAACCCACCGGAAACCTGCACAGCGAGCAGGGACAAATGATTATGGAACTCCTGAAAAAACTGAACGATGAAGGAATGACGATTATTCAGGTAACGCACTCGGAAGAAAATGCAAAATACGGAAACCGCATTGTTCGATTAAAAGATGGTTATTTGAAGGAAGACGAATAGTTTCAAGCTGAATTTTGGGTTTGGCGGAAAAGAACAGGCAAAATGAACCTTTTTGAAAGTGCGTGTATAAGCACTAAATTAGTGGGATATTCAGCACCCGCAATGAACTTAATTTTGCTTTTTTATGATTCTAAAAGTTGTATTCCGAAACCTGGTAAAGCATCCGTTTTTAAACCTGGTAAAAGTAATTGGGCTAGGCCTGGCTTTGGCCGGTATTATTTTTATTTCACTGTTTCTGAAAAATGAATTGACTTACGATTCGTATTATCAGAAATCAGCCCGGACTTATCGGTTCTCGATCACAGACCCGGATTTCTTCAGTGGAAAACATTTTGCCCGAATAGTAAATCCCGGGTACATTCATGAAATGAGTGATGCGCTGCCTGAGGTTGAAGAGTTTGTTCGCTTGCGTCCGGTGCGAGGTGGCTTAATGAAATACGATCAGCGGTATTACAAAATTGCGCAGGCTTTTGAATGCGACAGTACTTTTTTTAATGTATTTGACGCTAAAATTTTGGTTGGTGATAAGCAATCGTTGCTTGAAAATCCGGCCTCAATGGTTATCACCCAAAGTTTTGCTCAAAAAGTATTTGGGGAAAGGAATCCGGTGGGAGAGGTGTTGACTTTGCCGGCAGGGCAATATTACGGCGAGGATCAGGATTTTACTGTTGCGGGTATAATGGAAGACTTTCCGGTAAACAGTCACTTTCATCCCGATTTTGTTGCCACCCCGCTGGCTGATCAGTTTACTTACGGCTGGGCATGGACTTACCTGGTTTTAAATGAAAATACTACCGTTGAGCATGTAGAAGCAGGAATATATGACTACCTGAAAAACAGTCGTGAAAGGAACATTGAAGAAATGGATACCGAAGTGTATCTTCAAAACATTTCTGATATTCATTTAAACTCGCATAAGTTGCGCGAGATAGAGGAAAACAGCAACATCCGAAACGTTTATGTGCTGGCTATTGCCGCTTTTATTTTGCTGCTTATTTCAATAAGTAATTACGCCAATTTGAACATTGGTATGAGCAGTTTCAGTGCCAAATACCTGTTTGTAAACAAACTGCTGGGTTCCTCAAAAAGTGCGGTGGTCAAGTATTTCTTTTACGAGGGAATTTGTATTCTTGGAGCTGCTTTGCTGTTTACCGTTTTACTTTCGGTGCCGGTAAATACCGGAATCATTCGTTTTTATATGCTGAATTTGCTGGCCGGTAACACCACAACAATCGTTCTGTTGGTTTTGGCATTCAGTTTATTAACACTGGTATTTGGAATGCTTCCGGTTTTAAAATCGGTTTTTTCGGCAATTAGTTTGAGCGGAAACAGGGGATCTGCTGTGGCTGTTCACCGAAATGGAGTAAGTCGTGTTTTAATTGTTTTTCAGTATGCATTTTCAATCGCTTTAATTATTACTGTAATTGTTATTTCGCGGCAAACCAATTATGCGTTAAAACATAGTATGGGCGTTCAGCAAGACAATGTGATTTGTTTTGAATCGGTTCATGCCAGTATTCAACAAAAGTTTGGTGTGCTAAAAGAGGAATTGCTGCAGTACAACAGTATCGAGTCGGTTTCTGCGATGTTGGAGCCGCCGGGTGGCGAGGCGAACGATATGTTTCCGTTCGAGATGGAAGGTTATGAATCGGAAGATCCCGAACAGAATTCTGATGGCATTGGTGTTTTTCCTTGCGATTATTCGTTTGCATCGATATTCAATCTACAGTTTTTGGCCGGAACCAATTTTACTGAAAACAATAAGGACAACGAAGGATCGGGCGAATACATCATCAATAAGGCGGCTATGAAACGCCTGCATTATTCCGATCCGGATGAAATTGTCGGTAAAGATTTCAGGTTGATTTTTTCCACGCCGGGATCGGGAATTACCATTCCGAAAGGGAAAATTATTGGCGTAGTTGAAGATTTTCATTTGTCGAGTTTACGAAAGCAGGTGGAACCGCTGGTACTTTTTAAACGTGATAAATTGTGGCTTTTAAACTTTGTGGTGTCGTTTAAATCCGGAATGAAAGAAGAGGCACTGGCCGATATGAAAAAGGTGTGGAACGAACTATTTCCTGAATATCCGTTTCAGTACGAACACGTTGATGCGATGTATAAACGCGTGTACAAAGCCGAGTTGCTGCAAGCACGTTTGCTTTCAGTTTTTACGGTTATTGCCCTGTTTATTTGTTCCATGGGCTTATTCGGTTTGGCGCTGATTATTACTCAAAATCGTACCAAAGAAATTGGAGTGCGAAAAGTGAACGGTGCGCGTGTTTCCGAAATTCTGAGTTTGCTGAATAAGGATTACATTAAATGGGTGGGACTGGCCTTTGTTATTGCTTGTCCGGCGGCGTGGTTTGCCATGGATAAATGGCTCGAAAACTTTGCTTATAAAACAAATCTTAGCTGGTGGATATTTTTGGTGGCCGGAATTCTGGCTTTGGGAATTGCATTGATTACAGTTAGTTTTCAATCGTATCGTGCGGCCAGTCGAAATCCGATTGATGCACTTCGGTACGAATAGTCGTTTGGTGTATTAAAATAAGCCAATTTTCTTTCAATATTAAAGCGATTATTTTCCCCAAAAAATTTACAAAAAGAGAATTATAGTACAGTGAAATTGTAGTTGTCATAACAATATTGTGTTTAAGTTCAGTATTTTAAATGAAATGTTATATTTTTAAGCAGTCAACTGATCTTAAAAAACATGAGCCAAACTCAATGCCCAAAGTGTCGCAATGTGATAGAACCTGACGATAAGTTTTGTCCTCATTGTGGTGAAAATCTTGAAAAAAGTACTGTTCCTAAGGAGCAAAGCAAAACCTGCTCTCAATGTGGAAAAATGAATTCCCCCGAAGCTACATTTTGCGAACATTGTGGATCGAAGCTGTTAACAGAACAGGCCAATCAACAAAGTAAAAAGCCGGAACCTCATAAAATTGTATCAAGGGGGGCGTATTCCGGGAAAATGAATACCGGAAAATCAAAGCTGCTAAAGCGATTGATTATTGCTGCTATAATCGTTGTGGTTATAGGTGTACTTGCCATTGTAATCTGGTTTCAGGTTGATGATAATGCTGAAGATAAGTTAAAAGAAGCACTTCGTATCCTGGGAACCATCGTAATTATTGGTTTTGCCATTTATGTAGCCATTTTTGGTAAATCGAAAAAGGGAAGAAGCAGAGGAGGATACGATGATGACGATTACGACGATGATGACTACGACGATGGAGGTGATGATGGTGGCGACGACGATTAACACTTAACAATACAAAACTTAAACTATGCCATTTTGTACGCAATGTGGAAATGAACTTTCGGTAGGAGCACGCTTTTGCGGGAAGTGCGGAAAAGACCAGTTAGCGGGCCAAAACCAATGTGCAAACTGCGGAAATGAGCTGGAAGAGAATGAGAAATTCTGCTCAGGCTGTGGGACGCCTGTTGTTGAGAAAGCTGAGCGAAAAACAGCGCCGAAAAAGCAAAGAACAGCACAATCCAAGGAGGAAAAATTTACCAAAGAAGGCCGAAAAATAATTAGCGGAGGCCCTAAATCAGTTCAAAACAAACAAGCTATTCCGCCTCCAACATCTGTAAATACCAAACAGAAAAAGAAGAAAAAGGGATGTCGCGGTTGCGCAATTACAAGCATAATAATTCTCGCAGTGCTGATTGTTCTTACCATGTTGGTTTACGGTAAAATTTCTGATTGGTGGCAGGAGTATTACGCCGATCAGGATATAGAGTTGAATACCGAAGGTGTTGATGGTATCGTTGATATTGAAGAGGGCGATGTAAGCCATTTACCGGAGAACAGAACAAAAGCTTCGGAAAAGAATGCAGATTTTGGAATAGACATTCCGATTACTACAAAGTGGAAATCAATAAAAAAAGAATCACTCAAAGTATCTGAAAACAACACCGTAGCTAATTTTGAAAAGGTAAAAGTAGATTTTGGACAGTTTATTCTCGATCAAGAAACATCGGTGAATGTTGAAGAATACGAACCACAAATAATTGATGACGAATGTTCGGTGGTAGCCTACGATATTGATCTTAAAGGGAAAAGTGAGTTTGATGATTACCTGACTGTTACCTTGCCGTATAACGAATCATTTATTGAAAATGGAAAAGCAGAAGACTGTGTAGCAGCACAATACTACAATCCAAAAACAAAAAGATGGGAACCCGTTTTGTACGAGCTCGATACGAAAAATAAGCAGGTTCACATTTACACCGATCATTTAAGCCGGTACGGCGTGTTTACGGTAAAAAACGATTTGAAAAGGAGAGCCTATATTAGTGGCTTTTATATTCCGGACTCATATTTTAGTTCAGATAAAAAAGATTTACATCTTGATATTCTTGAAAAATATTATTCGGGAGGGAGAAGTCTTGGCGAAGAAGCTTTAAGCAAAGGTTTGAGTTTCTGGGGTAAATTTTCAGGACATAGTGGGGCGACCATAAACACATTAACTCTTGGTGGTAAGTATTCTACAGATTTTATTGATGGATTAAACGATAAATTCAAAAATGCCGGTTATGTGGCAAGTACAGTGCAATTAGCTTACGATTTATGGAGAGGTGACCAAAAAAATGCTGCCATTAACCTTACAAAAAACCTTATGAACCAAATGGTGGCCG
It contains:
- a CDS encoding DUF4097 family beta strand repeat-containing protein, with the translated sequence MKTQKSLKIFTIIAVLTAVISLNGWAKDGQPTITKTFDLSQPGQLNASSSGGGVKVQTHNQPKVIIQAFVRKNGRLLSPSDNSLDDVLDDFDIDFSKSGSTITAVVKRKGRMNFWRNNVGISLTIIVPEEMSCDVSSSGGGLKISGVKGTHDFSSSGGGVRLENTSGSTKASSSGGGVKATNHDGDIRLSSSGGGVSVEGAHGSVYARSSGGGVTLEDIHGSADASSSGGGVSVSGEASSVTAKSSGGSVRVNVRNLSEELYLQSSGGGVSAVIHGGENMGLDLDLRSGRVNIDLHNFNGTSEKDRVKGSMNGGGIPVYAHASGGNVNISYED
- a CDS encoding FtsX-like permease family protein, coding for MYNLKITIRRLFKDKAFSLINIFGLVIGISSFLVLFIHVSNEKSFDKHFSGHQNIYRVTSVPGGLENAAWARSLGIVYAASEQIPEVELSTQFSHCGEGAIKMHETSIMQKDIMSVDEAFMTMFEVEPVVGDLSEISKPNTVFITEDFARKYYGSLNPVGQNITIEALQYTRVLGDYEIRGVVKNTHPKTHFRYELLVAQNGGLQERYASLPDRKIQWTYNYFKLQKDADPKLVADKVTAYYDNSSLKTTRGPQDYDFSLFPMDDIHLKSDYRFELRESSSKINIGLFILISVVVLSISLLNFTNLSIAKLIKRSKELGLKKSIGATKGQLVRQVLTEVFLVCSLAIGISLLAIESLKPVINRLFEIEFDIYFSEPVVYLTIIGVLLTCLLLTAIFVAVFLLARSSAIDILAGRNNFSGSYVLKSLLVVQVTIVIILISGTVLVNKQINFVLNQPLGFDKENVVVLTLKDFSKDAGVFARELEKQTSIESVGFTQQHFGYPAQGFGLEGLGLEGTAEFVFANYDYLKTMNIKLIHNWIKPDADTVRGMVINNHLYQRLMERHGSMENLLTYSNAQPLRPGETRINFVGVAEDFNYSSAHESIGDFAFWLDEGGNRARFTHVRINNLHAGMEAIKSTWNEYYPNQELDYFFIDEKIAQQYKAETILSRILFAFSAIGILISIIGISALALFISQQRTKEIGIRKVNGATVTEILGLLNQSFVKWVLIAFVVATPLAFYAMSKWLENFAYKTNMSWWIFALAGVLALGIALLTVTWHSWRAATRNPVESLRYE
- a CDS encoding ABC transporter permease — its product is MIKHFILIAWRNIRRRKTLSAIQILCLSVGLAAFILVARYVQYEKDYDKFNVNFDRIYRVQSYKTTDRMDESAQTVVPLAKYIRANVPEVENAIATNEIWNEYLSPEEDRVFKEQTGLIVPSSIFDFFSFKLIRGDKENVLDDPNSIVLSESMAERYFPGQDAMGKIILDEEKQELRVTGIMQDIPEQSSIAATYFRSNADLIKRYNDNWYNSSFEIFVLVNPGVPAGTVNEKIADVVQNYDQESKQVLFLQPLSNLHLKEYVRDDRGSVIYFFSFIGILTLLLACVSFMNLTTSFSTMRAVEIGIRKVSGSNRNILRVQFLTEAILIALISLAFAVFLAYLLLPLFNTVVNRNIDLQLLQNPLFVLFLLATVVITGFIGGSYPALFISRMKPVNVLKGRGSFNKGKVRGLTAMVYLQFILSVVLLTSSIWMYKQVTFLKNKDLGYTKDNLLYCKLPSIKTTVSYQQVRERILENPGIENMTISINSPLHSSWGTRVHYEGGPTDDHAYARWNQADENYLNTMSMTLVDGRNFSTDYSAETKTCLINETAAKQFGWDEPVGKWLEMNDERLMVIGVIKDFNNDDVHNPIIPYVLLYRDEGFASNNDLTFKVNPNTMASSLEHINSVLQQAFPNILFEVNGYDVGTYRLALEIWTSAKNTFAFFTIMAVLIAAMGLFGLVVFASQRRVKEIGIRKVQGAQAAQILPLITRQFIILVVAANIIVYPLANFLENVTPGHYKYQFTVFDLMLVLGISVIVTLLSSGYQALKASLLNPVEALRYE
- a CDS encoding ABC transporter ATP-binding protein gives rise to the protein MIQLKNIDKYYDAKFQRTFVLKGVNLDIEQGEFVSIMGPSGAGKSTLLNIIGFLDEPNEGEYLFLNQPANQLKEKQKVQYHRSHIGFIFQAFHLIEEMNVYENIETPLVYRGVKGKERKAMVADMLDRFNIVAKKDLFPSQLSGGQQQLVAIARAIVGSPKLLLADEPTGNLHSEQGQMIMELLKKLNDEGMTIIQVTHSEENAKYGNRIVRLKDGYLKEDE
- a CDS encoding ABC transporter permease, which codes for MILKVVFRNLVKHPFLNLVKVIGLGLALAGIIFISLFLKNELTYDSYYQKSARTYRFSITDPDFFSGKHFARIVNPGYIHEMSDALPEVEEFVRLRPVRGGLMKYDQRYYKIAQAFECDSTFFNVFDAKILVGDKQSLLENPASMVITQSFAQKVFGERNPVGEVLTLPAGQYYGEDQDFTVAGIMEDFPVNSHFHPDFVATPLADQFTYGWAWTYLVLNENTTVEHVEAGIYDYLKNSRERNIEEMDTEVYLQNISDIHLNSHKLREIEENSNIRNVYVLAIAAFILLLISISNYANLNIGMSSFSAKYLFVNKLLGSSKSAVVKYFFYEGICILGAALLFTVLLSVPVNTGIIRFYMLNLLAGNTTTIVLLVLAFSLLTLVFGMLPVLKSVFSAISLSGNRGSAVAVHRNGVSRVLIVFQYAFSIALIITVIVISRQTNYALKHSMGVQQDNVICFESVHASIQQKFGVLKEELLQYNSIESVSAMLEPPGGEANDMFPFEMEGYESEDPEQNSDGIGVFPCDYSFASIFNLQFLAGTNFTENNKDNEGSGEYIINKAAMKRLHYSDPDEIVGKDFRLIFSTPGSGITIPKGKIIGVVEDFHLSSLRKQVEPLVLFKRDKLWLLNFVVSFKSGMKEEALADMKKVWNELFPEYPFQYEHVDAMYKRVYKAELLQARLLSVFTVIALFICSMGLFGLALIITQNRTKEIGVRKVNGARVSEILSLLNKDYIKWVGLAFVIACPAAWFAMDKWLENFAYKTNLSWWIFLVAGILALGIALITVSFQSYRAASRNPIDALRYE
- a CDS encoding zinc ribbon domain-containing protein — protein: MSQTQCPKCRNVIEPDDKFCPHCGENLEKSTVPKEQSKTCSQCGKMNSPEATFCEHCGSKLLTEQANQQSKKPEPHKIVSRGAYSGKMNTGKSKLLKRLIIAAIIVVVIGVLAIVIWFQVDDNAEDKLKEALRILGTIVIIGFAIYVAIFGKSKKGRSRGGYDDDDYDDDDYDDGGDDGGDDD